Proteins encoded within one genomic window of Alteribacter populi:
- a CDS encoding MATE family efflux transporter: MKHVESRKEKMSLFLKILWPIMVTQVSLFAMNLVDTLMSGRVGTNDLAGVAIGSSLWMPVFTGINGILLAVTTIVAQLIGSGRRDKISEAVTQSLYLAMALAFTVVISGVFLLEPILSFMNLTEAVNHISFHYLIGLSLGIIPLFLASVLRNFFDGQGFTRITMIITVLAVPFNVLLNYGFIFGNFGLPALGGIGAGYATAATYWIILLFSIYMTFRVSTLKHYQIFVKWVKPSWKTWKEQLSIGVPIGLSIFFESSIFSVVTLLMGMMFTTITIAAHQVALSFTTLIFMIPLSISMALTIVVGFSVGGGKIQAAKQYGRLGVFGGIGILAVGAIFLYFFREQIAYLYTDDREVVLMAGQFIIIAIVYQLSDAAQSGLQGVLRGYKDVKVPFITAFTSYWLIGIPTGYCLAAFTWLGPFGLWIGITLGLTCAAIGFFVRLQIVQRRAELQL, translated from the coding sequence ATGAAACATGTAGAAAGTCGCAAAGAGAAAATGAGTTTATTTTTAAAGATTTTATGGCCAATCATGGTCACTCAAGTAAGTTTGTTCGCTATGAACTTGGTCGATACTTTGATGTCCGGGAGAGTGGGGACGAACGATTTAGCAGGTGTTGCCATCGGTTCGAGTCTATGGATGCCGGTCTTTACTGGGATCAACGGCATACTGTTAGCGGTGACAACCATTGTTGCTCAGTTGATAGGCAGTGGACGGAGGGATAAAATTTCTGAAGCTGTTACCCAATCTCTGTATTTAGCAATGGCCCTCGCTTTTACTGTTGTGATAAGTGGCGTATTTTTACTCGAGCCCATTCTCTCGTTTATGAATTTAACAGAGGCAGTGAATCATATTTCCTTTCATTATTTGATTGGCCTATCATTAGGAATCATTCCTTTGTTTTTGGCAAGTGTGTTAAGGAATTTCTTTGATGGACAGGGATTCACGCGAATAACGATGATTATTACTGTACTAGCCGTTCCGTTTAATGTTTTACTGAACTACGGCTTTATTTTCGGCAACTTTGGATTGCCCGCGCTAGGAGGAATTGGCGCTGGTTATGCAACCGCAGCGACGTATTGGATTATCCTCTTATTTAGCATTTATATGACCTTTAGGGTATCGACACTGAAACATTACCAAATTTTTGTAAAGTGGGTAAAGCCATCATGGAAAACATGGAAGGAGCAGCTTTCGATCGGCGTTCCAATTGGCCTTTCGATATTCTTTGAGTCGAGTATTTTTTCAGTCGTAACACTACTTATGGGGATGATGTTTACGACGATTACGATTGCAGCACACCAAGTTGCTCTAAGCTTTACAACGTTAATCTTTATGATCCCATTAAGCATCTCGATGGCGTTAACAATCGTCGTAGGGTTTTCCGTAGGAGGTGGAAAAATACAGGCCGCCAAGCAATACGGCCGTCTTGGCGTGTTTGGTGGTATCGGCATTTTAGCAGTTGGAGCCATTTTTCTTTACTTTTTCAGAGAGCAGATTGCCTACCTTTATACAGATGATAGGGAAGTCGTTTTGATGGCAGGGCAATTCATTATCATTGCGATTGTTTATCAACTATCCGATGCGGCACAATCGGGTTTGCAAGGTGTACTAAGAGGCTATAAAGATGTGAAAGTCCCGTTTATTACAGCGTTTACTTCCTATTGGTTAATTGGTATCCCTACAGGCTATTGCCTCGCTGCCTTTACATGGTTGGGGCCGTTCGGTCTTTGGATTGGAATTACATTAGGGCTGACATGTGCAGCAATTGGCTTTTTTGTGCGACTCCAAATTGTCCAACGCCGAGCAGAATTACAGCTTTGA